In one window of Romboutsia hominis DNA:
- a CDS encoding conjugated bile salt MFS transporter, with product MGNLKSNKIAKGWMIVIACMLIQAIPFGVASNIQPLFIHPVTTDKGFSLSSFSLIFTIGTIVSAVASPFIGALYGKINAKLIYIVGCLLSGGGFMLFSMCTELWQFYLVAGIVNIGTSAISAIGVPLLINSWFDESTKGKAMGIAFAGGSIGNIFLQQMAIYSIASNGYSKAYFLFGVLSLAVGIPVALLMIRMPKNKDEIVVGNKKLDKAEDKKKEKVDLAYTLKEVQKIKYFWMMAIGFLFVGIYVSAYSVQYAAYFQGELKLNPSVVAMSGSIFAITSLCGNVVGGILFDKIGVMKCLVISSVAVFVSGIFLTMSGTSPIFAYAFSAIKGIAVYMYMMGPAYLTGSFFGRKEYGSILGMINLVFALGFSGGSAIFGLFTDKFGYNTAWMGILACVAAAYILLIIASRGMNNLNKDRRQRLEDEKEIKIA from the coding sequence ATGGGCAATTTAAAGAGTAACAAAATAGCAAAGGGATGGATGATAGTAATAGCATGTATGCTTATACAAGCAATACCATTTGGTGTAGCATCAAATATTCAGCCATTATTTATACATCCAGTAACAACAGATAAGGGGTTTAGTCTGAGTTCATTCTCATTAATATTTACAATAGGAACAATAGTATCAGCAGTAGCATCTCCATTTATAGGTGCGCTTTACGGGAAGATAAATGCTAAATTAATATATATAGTAGGATGTTTATTATCTGGTGGAGGATTTATGTTATTCTCTATGTGTACAGAGTTATGGCAATTCTACTTAGTAGCAGGAATAGTTAATATAGGAACATCAGCTATATCAGCTATAGGAGTTCCACTTTTAATAAACTCATGGTTTGATGAAAGTACAAAAGGAAAGGCAATGGGAATTGCTTTTGCTGGAGGATCTATAGGTAATATATTCCTTCAACAAATGGCTATATACTCAATAGCATCTAATGGATATTCTAAAGCTTATTTCTTGTTTGGGGTATTATCTTTAGCTGTTGGTATACCAGTCGCATTATTAATGATAAGAATGCCTAAAAATAAAGATGAGATAGTAGTAGGAAATAAAAAATTAGATAAGGCAGAAGATAAAAAGAAAGAAAAAGTAGATTTAGCATATACATTAAAAGAAGTACAGAAGATAAAATATTTTTGGATGATGGCAATAGGATTTTTATTTGTAGGAATATATGTATCTGCATATTCAGTACAATATGCTGCATATTTCCAAGGAGAGTTAAAGTTAAATCCTAGTGTTGTAGCAATGTCAGGTTCAATATTTGCAATTACATCATTATGTGGAAACGTAGTTGGTGGTATATTATTTGATAAAATAGGTGTTATGAAGTGCTTAGTAATATCATCAGTAGCAGTATTTGTGTCAGGAATATTCTTGACTATGTCTGGAACATCTCCAATATTTGCATATGCATTCTCTGCTATAAAAGGTATAGCTGTTTATATGTATATGATGGGACCAGCATATCTTACAGGTTCATTCTTTGGAAGAAAAGAATATGGTAGTATATTAGGTATGATAAACTTAGTATTTGCACTTGGATTCTCAGGAGGATCAGCTATATTTGGTTTATTTACAGATAAGTTTGGTTATAACACTGCATGGATGGGTATATTAGCTTGTGTTGCAGCAGCATACATATTACTTATAATAGCATCTAGAGGAATGAATAATCTAAACAAAGATAGAAGACAAAGATTAGAAGATGAAAAGGAAATTAAAATAGCTTAA
- a CDS encoding iron chelate uptake ABC transporter family permease subunit, translating to MQVSSVNKLPSKNINIRLQKENRQKRIIYLIGLMVIAFSALFLIAGVNPEHIDYAMSQRIPKLIAIVLTGGCIAFSSMIFQTITNNNILTPSVLGLDSLYILVQTLIVFIVGIDSKFIASKSHNFLLSVVIMVVASFVLYKKLFEKSGNNIFFLLLVGMIFGTLFKSMSTFMQVVIDPNEYATLQNSLHASFGNVNTEILLIASIILIAIIPFIYDELKYLDVLCLGKDNAINLGVDYDKVVKKMIIVVSILVSISTALVGPITFLGLLVVNITKQLLSTYKHSYLIVASILISVSTLVGGQFLVERVFSFNTTLSVIINFVGGVYFIYLLLKESKA from the coding sequence ATGCAAGTTAGTAGTGTAAATAAATTACCTAGTAAAAATATAAATATTAGATTACAAAAAGAAAACAGGCAAAAAAGAATTATATATTTAATAGGATTAATGGTTATTGCATTTTCAGCACTATTCTTAATAGCAGGGGTAAATCCAGAACATATAGATTATGCTATGAGCCAAAGAATACCTAAGTTAATAGCAATAGTATTAACAGGTGGATGTATAGCTTTTTCATCCATGATTTTTCAAACCATAACTAATAATAATATACTTACACCAAGTGTATTAGGTTTAGATTCTTTATACATATTAGTTCAGACGCTTATAGTATTTATTGTTGGAATAGATAGCAAATTTATAGCAAGTAAAAGTCATAACTTTTTATTATCAGTAGTAATAATGGTTGTAGCATCTTTTGTTTTATATAAGAAACTTTTTGAAAAAAGTGGGAATAATATATTTTTCTTACTTCTTGTAGGGATGATATTTGGAACTTTGTTTAAAAGTATGTCTACTTTCATGCAAGTTGTAATAGACCCAAATGAGTATGCTACTCTTCAAAATAGCCTACATGCAAGTTTTGGGAATGTAAATACAGAAATACTTTTAATAGCATCCATAATTTTAATAGCAATAATACCATTTATATATGATGAACTTAAGTATTTAGATGTATTATGTTTAGGTAAAGATAATGCCATAAATTTAGGTGTGGATTATGATAAAGTTGTTAAAAAGATGATAATAGTAGTATCTATATTAGTATCAATATCTACAGCTTTAGTAGGTCCAATAACTTTCTTAGGACTATTAGTAGTAAATATAACAAAGCAACTGCTAAGCACATATAAGCACAGTTACTTAATAGTAGCATCAATTCTTATAAGCGTGTCAACATTAGTTGGTGGGCAATTCTTAGTAGAAAGAGTATTTAGCTTTAATACAACTCTAAGTGTAATTATAAACTTTGTAGGGGGAGTATATTTCATATACTTATTGCTAAAGGAGAGTAAAGCATAA
- a CDS encoding ABC transporter ATP-binding protein, protein MIVVKDIIKKYSNKSVVDNVSINIEKGKITSFIGPNGAGKSTALSIITRLMKKDGGEVIIDGKRLEDWDNKELSTKIAILKQSNHINLKLTIRELVAFGRFPYSQGRLTEEDNKYIDEAIEYMKLKSIEDRYLDELSGGQRQRAYIAMVIAQNTEYVFLDEPLNNLDMKHSVEMMRVLRNLCDELGKTVILVMHDINYTSCYSDYIVALKDGKIAKHGKTDEIINKKVLEEIYEMKFDIQEINGDKICIYF, encoded by the coding sequence ATGATAGTAGTAAAAGATATAATAAAAAAATATTCAAATAAGTCAGTAGTTGATAATGTTTCAATAAATATAGAAAAAGGAAAAATAACATCCTTTATAGGCCCAAATGGAGCTGGAAAAAGTACTGCCTTATCTATAATAACTAGGTTAATGAAAAAAGATGGAGGAGAAGTTATTATAGATGGAAAGAGATTAGAAGATTGGGATAATAAAGAATTATCTACTAAAATAGCTATATTAAAACAATCTAATCATATAAATCTAAAGCTTACAATAAGGGAACTTGTTGCTTTTGGAAGGTTTCCATATAGCCAGGGAAGGCTTACAGAAGAAGATAATAAATATATAGATGAAGCAATAGAATATATGAAGCTTAAAAGTATAGAAGATAGATACTTAGATGAATTAAGTGGAGGACAAAGACAAAGAGCTTACATAGCAATGGTTATAGCTCAAAATACAGAATATGTATTTTTAGATGAACCACTTAATAATTTAGACATGAAGCACTCAGTTGAAATGATGAGGGTACTTAGAAATTTATGTGATGAGCTAGGAAAGACTGTAATTTTAGTTATGCATGATATAAATTATACATCTTGTTATTCAGATTACATAGTAGCACTTAAAGATGGAAAAATAGCAAAGCATGGAAAGACTGATGAGATAATAAATAAAAAAGTATTAGAAGAAATATATGAGATGAAATTTGATATCCAAGAGATAAATGGAGATAAAATTTGTATTTATTTCTAA
- a CDS encoding helix-turn-helix domain-containing protein → MPILVNLDVMMAKRKISSTELSKELGITMANLSILKNNKAKAVRFTTLDSICKILNCQPGDILEYVDEDDERLK, encoded by the coding sequence ATGCCAATTCTTGTAAATTTAGATGTTATGATGGCTAAAAGAAAGATTAGTTCTACCGAACTTTCAAAGGAACTTGGTATAACTATGGCTAATCTATCTATATTAAAAAATAATAAAGCCAAAGCTGTAAGATTTACTACATTAGATTCAATATGTAAAATACTAAACTGTCAACCTGGAGACATATTAGAATATGTAGATGAAGATGATGAAAGATTAAAGTAA
- a CDS encoding FtsX-like permease family protein, with product MYSKIAIGNVKKSFKDYAIYFLTLTLAVSIFYSFNSIESQKAILEMNNSTMGFVDTLSKIIGGISVFVSFILGSLIVYANNFLIKKRKKELGIYMTLGMGKGKISKILILETLIVGVISLASGLILGLIMSQGLSLFTSKLFEVNMSEYKFIFSTSAIIKTIIYFGIIFLIVMAFNVIVISRYKIIDLLTAGKKNENIRFKNPIIYLITFILCLISIGTAYKLILDAKLNIEDIRFSMSIGLGVVGTFLFFYSLAGFGLYIFKNSKNIYFRGLNIFITKQINSKVNTNFISMSIICLMLFLTMGMLSTGIGFKNALEKGLEKTTPFDASARVFANEDDKIKSIKDALNNLGFKFNDKDKYLYYNTYDSGFEIKNLNKGLDKENQKNLDKIEDIGADFIKISEYNDIRKLEGKKSISLGKNEVLIMSNNNMASKIINNFLENNKEIKIDKKNYKVKNEKAIEDSLHTTALADNMFTIVVNDDLTNKLQVRESYLNVNFGENSKNSEEKLSKLFDDFKNGKIDYKNSAFIYGETKVQVYAESKGMTTIMLFIGIYLGIIFLISSMAVLALQQLSEASDSIERYKSLRRIGANDKMINKSIFIQTLIYFSLPIVLAFIHSIVGIKVSNEFIAMYGKPDIGLSSLVTALIFVFIYVGYFYATYTGYKNIVKNS from the coding sequence ATGTATTCTAAGATAGCAATAGGAAATGTAAAAAAGAGTTTTAAAGATTATGCTATATATTTTTTAACACTAACTTTAGCTGTAAGTATATTCTATAGTTTTAACTCAATAGAATCTCAAAAAGCTATTTTAGAGATGAACAATTCAACAATGGGATTTGTAGATACACTATCTAAGATTATAGGTGGAATATCTGTATTTGTATCATTTATATTAGGTAGTTTAATAGTATATGCAAATAATTTTTTAATCAAAAAACGTAAAAAAGAGCTTGGAATATATATGACTTTAGGTATGGGTAAAGGAAAAATATCTAAAATACTAATTTTAGAAACACTTATAGTTGGGGTAATATCATTAGCAAGTGGGCTTATATTAGGACTAATAATGAGTCAAGGGTTATCATTATTTACATCTAAATTATTTGAAGTAAATATGAGTGAGTATAAATTTATTTTTTCTACAAGTGCAATAATCAAAACCATAATATACTTTGGAATAATATTTTTAATTGTTATGGCATTTAATGTAATTGTAATATCTAGATACAAGATAATAGATTTATTAACTGCAGGGAAAAAGAATGAAAATATAAGATTTAAAAATCCAATTATATACCTAATAACATTTATCTTATGCTTAATTTCAATAGGAACTGCATATAAGCTAATATTAGATGCTAAACTTAATATTGAAGATATAAGATTTTCAATGTCAATAGGACTTGGTGTGGTTGGTACATTCTTATTTTTCTATAGTTTAGCTGGATTTGGATTATATATATTTAAAAATAGTAAAAATATTTATTTTAGAGGATTAAATATTTTTATAACAAAGCAAATAAATAGCAAAGTTAATACAAACTTTATATCAATGTCTATTATATGTCTAATGTTATTTTTAACTATGGGAATGTTATCAACTGGAATAGGGTTTAAAAATGCATTAGAAAAAGGACTTGAGAAAACAACACCATTTGATGCTAGTGCGAGAGTATTTGCAAATGAAGATGATAAAATTAAAAGTATAAAAGATGCTTTAAATAATTTAGGATTTAAATTTAATGATAAAGACAAATATTTATACTATAATACATATGACTCAGGATTTGAGATAAAGAATCTAAATAAAGGTTTAGATAAGGAAAATCAAAAGAATTTAGACAAGATAGAGGACATAGGTGCTGATTTTATAAAAATATCAGAATACAATGACATAAGAAAGCTAGAGGGTAAAAAAAGTATAAGCTTAGGTAAGAATGAAGTTTTAATTATGTCAAATAATAATATGGCTAGCAAAATAATAAATAACTTTTTAGAAAATAATAAAGAGATAAAAATAGATAAAAAAAATTATAAGGTTAAAAATGAAAAGGCTATAGAGGACTCTCTTCATACAACTGCTTTAGCTGACAATATGTTTACTATAGTAGTTAATGATGATTTAACAAACAAACTTCAAGTTAGAGAATCTTATTTAAATGTGAATTTTGGAGAAAATAGCAAGAACTCAGAAGAAAAACTATCTAAATTATTTGATGATTTTAAAAATGGTAAGATTGACTATAAAAATTCAGCATTTATCTACGGAGAAACTAAGGTTCAAGTATATGCAGAAAGTAAAGGTATGACAACAATTATGTTATTTATAGGTATATACCTAGGAATAATATTCTTAATATCTAGTATGGCAGTATTAGCATTACAACAGTTATCAGAAGCAAGTGATAGTATAGAAAGATATAAATCACTAAGAAGAATAGGTGCAAATGATAAAATGATAAATAAGAGTATATTTATACAAACATTAATATATTTTAGTTTACCAATAGTACTTGCATTTATACATTCTATAGTTGGTATAAAAGTATCAAATGAGTTTATAGCTATGTATGGTAAGCCAGATATAGGATTATCATCTTTAGTAACTGCGTTAATATTTGTGTTTATATATGTTGGATATTTCTATGCAACTTATACTGGATATAAAAATATAGTCAAAAATTCATAA
- a CDS encoding ABC transporter ATP-binding protein: MNNILKVENIEKYYGNKDNITKAIDNISFRVDEGEFVGIMGPSGSGKTTLLNCISTIDNVSTGNIIINGQNITNLKSKKLDKFRQNELGFIFQDFNLLDTLTNYENIALALTIKGEKPSNIDSKVKEVAKYLEIEKALNKYPYQISGGQKQRVASARAIVTNPSLVLADEPTGALDSKSARLLLERFESLNEDLKTTILMVTHDAFTASYAHRILFIKDGKIFSELVRGSDTRKEFFNRIIEVITLLGGDDNDVF; encoded by the coding sequence ATGAATAATATATTAAAAGTTGAAAATATAGAAAAATACTATGGAAATAAAGACAATATAACAAAGGCAATTGATAATATAAGTTTTAGAGTAGATGAAGGAGAATTTGTTGGTATAATGGGTCCTTCAGGAAGTGGTAAGACAACTCTACTAAACTGTATATCGACAATAGACAATGTATCTACAGGAAATATAATAATAAATGGTCAAAATATAACGAATTTAAAATCAAAAAAACTAGATAAGTTTAGACAAAATGAATTAGGATTTATATTTCAGGACTTTAATCTTTTAGATACTTTAACAAATTATGAAAATATAGCATTAGCTCTTACTATAAAAGGAGAGAAGCCATCTAATATAGACTCTAAAGTAAAAGAAGTAGCAAAATATCTAGAAATAGAAAAAGCATTAAATAAATATCCATACCAAATATCAGGAGGACAAAAGCAAAGAGTAGCATCAGCAAGAGCGATTGTTACAAATCCATCACTTGTACTTGCAGATGAACCTACAGGAGCATTAGATTCAAAATCAGCAAGATTATTACTTGAAAGATTTGAAAGTTTAAATGAAGACTTAAAAACAACAATACTTATGGTTACACATGATGCCTTTACTGCAAGTTATGCTCATAGAATCTTATTTATAAAAGATGGAAAAATATTTAGTGAGTTAGTAAGAGGTAGTGATACTAGAAAAGAATTTTTCAACAGAATAATAGAAGTTATAACCCTTCTTGGAGGTGATGACAACGATGTATTCTAA
- a CDS encoding siderophore ABC transporter substrate-binding protein — MNKKVAAISGLVIAGLIGGALVFSNKGNKEVASKADETVKVEHALGTTEVGVNPKRVVVFDYAALDAMQSLGIDGVVGTPQSSSIPEYLSEYKGSKYGNVGGLKEPNLEKVNELKPDLIIINGRQHSFYDKFTEIAPTISLSKEDGKYMESFTHNMEVIGDIFDKEDKVDAELAKINKKVEEINKKVTEKDLDATTLMVSDGSLSVLGSESRFGIIYKSLGFKETDENVKNSDHGQDVSFEYIASQDSDYIFVVDKSVISSDEGQKPAQEILNNELINNTRAAKDGNIVYLDTHSWYLSDGGIISTNTMLDEVDEAISK, encoded by the coding sequence ATGAATAAAAAAGTAGCAGCTATATCAGGTTTAGTTATAGCAGGATTAATAGGAGGGGCATTAGTATTTTCAAATAAAGGCAATAAAGAAGTTGCATCTAAAGCAGATGAAACAGTTAAGGTAGAGCATGCCTTAGGAACTACAGAGGTAGGAGTTAATCCTAAGAGAGTGGTAGTGTTTGACTATGCAGCATTAGATGCAATGCAAAGTTTAGGTATAGATGGTGTAGTAGGAACTCCGCAATCATCTTCGATACCAGAATATTTAAGTGAATACAAAGGGTCTAAATACGGAAATGTTGGAGGCTTAAAAGAACCAAATTTAGAAAAGGTAAATGAACTTAAGCCAGACTTAATAATAATAAATGGAAGACAACATAGTTTCTATGATAAGTTTACGGAAATAGCACCAACTATATCATTATCAAAAGAAGATGGGAAGTACATGGAATCTTTTACTCACAATATGGAGGTTATAGGAGATATATTTGATAAAGAAGATAAGGTAGATGCTGAGTTAGCTAAGATAAATAAAAAAGTAGAAGAAATAAATAAGAAAGTAACAGAAAAAGATTTAGATGCAACAACTTTAATGGTTAGTGATGGATCATTAAGTGTACTTGGATCAGAATCAAGATTTGGGATAATATATAAGAGTTTAGGATTTAAAGAGACAGATGAGAATGTGAAAAATTCTGACCATGGACAAGATGTTTCATTTGAATATATAGCAAGTCAAGATTCAGATTATATATTTGTTGTTGATAAGTCAGTTATATCTAGTGATGAAGGTCAAAAGCCAGCACAGGAAATATTAAATAATGAATTAATAAATAATACTAGGGCAGCTAAAGATGGAAATATAGTTTATTTAGATACTCATTCATGGTATTTAAGTGATGGTGGAATAATATCTACAAATACTATGCTAGATGAGGTAGATGAAGCAATAAGCAAATAA
- a CDS encoding ABC transporter permease, with protein sequence MKKRYLGIILIILSAISVFLGVHNIKIVDILTLNEEQLNILLISRLPRLISILVAGIGMSICGLIMQQISRNKFVSPTTGATIDSAQLGLIFAMLILPNATMGSKMITSFVFALGGTFIFMKILKSLKFKNAVFVPLVGIMFGNIIGSMTTFIAYKYDLMQDITSWMQGNFSMILKGNYEILYITIPMIILAYIYANKFTIAGMGEDFATNLGLNYNKVVNLGLIIVAIVTVCVVTTVGSIPFIGLIVPNIVSIYKGDNVKDSIWHTGLFGAIFVLTCDIFSRIVIYPYEIPIGLTVGVIGSIVFLYMILRRKSYAS encoded by the coding sequence ATGAAGAAAAGATACTTAGGAATAATATTGATAATATTATCTGCAATATCAGTATTTTTAGGAGTACATAACATAAAGATAGTAGATATATTAACTTTAAATGAAGAACAATTAAATATTTTATTAATAAGCAGATTGCCTAGATTAATAAGTATATTAGTTGCAGGAATAGGAATGAGTATATGCGGTCTTATAATGCAACAAATAAGTAGAAATAAATTTGTATCTCCAACAACAGGAGCTACTATTGATTCAGCTCAATTAGGACTGATATTTGCGATGCTAATTCTACCAAATGCAACTATGGGTAGCAAAATGATAACATCTTTTGTATTTGCTCTTGGTGGGACCTTTATATTCATGAAAATATTAAAAAGTTTAAAGTTTAAAAATGCTGTGTTTGTACCGTTAGTTGGTATAATGTTTGGAAATATAATAGGTTCAATGACGACTTTTATAGCATATAAATATGATTTAATGCAAGATATAACTTCTTGGATGCAAGGAAATTTCTCTATGATACTTAAAGGAAACTATGAAATATTATACATAACAATACCAATGATAATACTTGCATATATTTATGCAAATAAATTTACTATAGCTGGTATGGGTGAAGATTTTGCGACAAACCTAGGACTTAATTACAATAAAGTTGTGAACTTAGGGTTAATTATCGTAGCAATAGTTACAGTATGTGTAGTAACAACAGTAGGAAGTATACCTTTTATAGGATTAATAGTACCAAATATAGTATCAATTTATAAAGGTGATAATGTAAAAGATAGTATATGGCATACAGGGTTATTTGGAGCAATATTTGTGTTAACATGTGATATATTCTCAAGGATTGTAATATATCCTTATGAAATACCAATAGGATTAACAGTTGGTGTTATAGGAAGTATAGTTTTCCTTTATATGATATTAAGGAGGAAGTCATATGCAAGTTAG
- a CDS encoding zinc ribbon domain-containing protein — protein MNCLRCDTSLEFLKEYRFDSQEADRGFFKAIFDVEEHLMFKIYVCPKCRHTEFIYTGKSTWVDL, from the coding sequence ATGAACTGTTTAAGATGTGACACAAGTCTTGAATTTTTAAAAGAATATAGATTTGATTCTCAAGAGGCTGACCGTGGATTTTTTAAAGCTATCTTTGATGTAGAGGAGCATTTAATGTTTAAAATTTACGTCTGTCCTAAGTGTAGACATACAGAGTTTATATATACAGGTAAATCAACTTGGGTTGATTTATAA
- a CDS encoding DUF2975 domain-containing protein, which translates to MIKSLNSKILNVIILIGIFITGVLLLATPMISIALCKTQVPVSELNPIMINVSICVYLCFIPYMISLFKLKKLCRLIIKNIPFTMASSKALKTISICSFSEIIIFAVCMLYLKYFVSPFNDTLIIPAIIVVTFICLVIGLLCLTLSQLFETATKIKDENDKTI; encoded by the coding sequence ATGATAAAAAGCTTAAATTCTAAAATATTAAATGTTATTATATTAATAGGAATATTTATTACAGGTGTTTTACTCCTAGCTACACCAATGATAAGTATAGCTTTATGTAAAACACAAGTACCTGTGTCAGAACTTAACCCAATAATGATTAATGTATCAATTTGCGTATACTTATGTTTTATACCTTATATGATATCTTTATTTAAATTAAAAAAGCTTTGTAGATTAATTATAAAGAATATACCTTTTACTATGGCCAGCTCAAAAGCTCTAAAAACTATATCTATATGTTCTTTTAGTGAGATTATTATATTTGCTGTATGCATGTTGTATCTAAAATACTTTGTAAGTCCATTTAATGACACTCTTATAATTCCAGCAATTATAGTAGTTACTTTTATCTGCCTAGTTATAGGATTATTATGTCTTACTTTATCTCAATTATTTGAGACAGCTACAAAGATAAAAGATGAAAATGATAAAACAATTTAG
- a CDS encoding ABC transporter ATP-binding protein, with protein sequence MIKEFIKYYKPYKKLFVLDLLAAFTVALCDLVYPMITRSIMDDVVPNKDTRMLVVFAISLLVIFIIKAGLNYFMQYWGHVVGVRMQADMRSYVFTHLQKLPSSYFNNNKTGVIMSRIINDLMEISELAHHGPEDLFISIVMLVGSFFILLGINIELTLIVFAILPIILLYAITQRKRMNKAFKETRVKTGDVNATLENSIAGMKVTKSFCTQEEELEKFNKSNNIFKYARESAYKVMAQYFSGMFLFIDLLELVVLIVAGYFTYMNRITLGDFAAYLLYVKMFIQPIRKLINFTEQYQNGMTGFERFMEIINEETEKEAKNPIELNGVKGNIEIENVSFTYEDENQVLDNLNLSIEAGKTIALVGPSGGGKTTLCNLIPRFFDFDEGSIKIDGINIKDVSLDSLRKNIGVVAQDVFLFTGTIRDNIVIGKTGATDEEIVEACKKAKIHDFIQTLPKGYDTYIGERGVKLSGGQKQRISIARIFLKNPPIMILDEATSALDNVTEYEIQKSLEELSKDRTNLVVAHRLSTIKNADEIVVLTEKGIEERGTHKELIEKGGVYSKLHRK encoded by the coding sequence ATGATAAAAGAATTCATAAAATATTACAAACCTTATAAAAAATTGTTTGTACTTGATTTACTAGCTGCTTTCACAGTGGCACTATGTGACTTAGTTTATCCAATGATAACTAGAAGTATAATGGATGATGTTGTACCAAATAAAGATACAAGAATGTTAGTTGTATTTGCAATATCTCTATTAGTTATATTTATTATAAAAGCAGGATTAAACTATTTTATGCAATACTGGGGGCATGTAGTAGGTGTAAGGATGCAAGCTGATATGAGAAGCTATGTATTTACTCATCTTCAAAAACTTCCAAGTTCTTATTTTAATAATAATAAAACAGGTGTTATAATGTCTAGAATAATAAATGACCTTATGGAGATATCTGAATTGGCTCATCATGGACCAGAAGACTTATTCATATCTATTGTCATGTTGGTTGGTTCATTCTTTATATTATTAGGAATAAATATAGAGCTTACACTAATAGTTTTTGCTATATTACCTATAATACTTTTATATGCTATAACTCAAAGAAAGAGAATGAATAAGGCATTTAAAGAAACTAGAGTAAAAACTGGTGATGTAAATGCTACTTTAGAAAATAGTATAGCAGGTATGAAAGTTACTAAATCATTCTGTACCCAAGAAGAAGAATTAGAAAAATTTAATAAATCTAATAACATATTTAAATACGCAAGAGAAAGTGCATATAAAGTTATGGCACAATATTTTTCGGGAATGTTTTTATTTATAGATTTATTAGAGTTAGTTGTTTTAATAGTAGCAGGATATTTTACTTATATGAATCGTATAACGTTAGGTGATTTCGCAGCATATCTTTTATATGTAAAAATGTTTATACAGCCAATTAGAAAATTAATAAACTTTACTGAGCAATACCAAAATGGTATGACAGGATTTGAAAGATTTATGGAAATAATAAATGAAGAAACAGAAAAGGAAGCTAAAAACCCAATAGAACTTAATGGTGTAAAAGGTAATATAGAAATAGAAAATGTATCTTTTACATATGAAGATGAAAATCAAGTTTTAGATAATTTAAATTTATCTATAGAAGCTGGAAAAACAATAGCCTTAGTTGGTCCATCAGGTGGAGGTAAAACAACTTTATGTAATCTTATACCTAGGTTTTTTGATTTTGATGAAGGTAGCATAAAGATAGATGGAATAAATATTAAAGACGTAAGCCTAGATTCCCTAAGAAAAAATATAGGGGTTGTAGCACAAGATGTATTTTTATTTACAGGAACTATAAGAGATAATATTGTAATAGGAAAAACTGGTGCTACTGATGAAGAAATAGTAGAGGCTTGTAAAAAGGCTAAAATACATGATTTTATACAAACTCTTCCTAAAGGTTATGATACATATATAGGAGAAAGAGGAGTTAAGTTATCAGGAGGACAAAAACAAAGAATTTCTATAGCTAGAATATTTTTAAAAAATCCTCCAATAATGATACTAGATGAGGCTACATCAGCACTTGATAATGTCACAGAATATGAAATACAAAAATCTTTAGAAGAGCTAAGTAAAGATAGAACAAATTTAGTTGTGGCACATAGATTATCAACTATAAAAAATGCAGATGAGATAGTAGTATTAACGGAAAAAGGTATAGAAGAGAGAGGAACTCATAAGGAACTTATAGAAAAAGGTGGAGTTTACTCAAAACTTCATAGAAAATAG